A genomic window from Camelina sativa cultivar DH55 chromosome 2, Cs, whole genome shotgun sequence includes:
- the LOC104715682 gene encoding adrenodoxin-like protein 1, mitochondrial: protein MLGHRISRFGSAIVKQLAREGYISTLGRRNLQRSYGHYLPSLPIVQRQTRTSQEAFFLKNHRFYTASATSSEQGDEETEKITIIFVDKDGEEIPVKVPIGMSVLEAAHENDIDLEGACEASLACSTCHVIVMDTEYYNKLEEPTDEENDMLDLAFGLTETSRLGCQVIASPELDGVRLAIPSATRNFAVDGFVPXVINFLQFLNI, encoded by the exons ATGTTAGGTCATAGAATCTCAAGATTCGGGTCTGCCATTGTTAAACAGCTCGCAAGAG AGGGATATATATCAACACTTGGGAGAAGGAATCTACAACGGTCGTATGGCCACTACTTGCCGTCTTTG CCAATAGTACAGAGGCAAACTAGGACTTCTCAAGAAGCATTCTTCTTGAAGAACCATAGGTTTTATACTGCTTCAGCTACTTCCTCTGAGCAGGGTGACGAAGAAACTGAAAA GATAACCATTATCTTCGTCGATAAAGATGGAGAGGAAATCCCTGTTAAAGTCCCTATTGGAATGTCAGTGCTCGAAGCTGCTCATGAAAATGATATAGACCTTGAAG GGGCTTGTGAGGCTTCTCTAGCGTGTTCAACGTGTCACGTGATCGTGATG GACACAGAATATTACAACAAACTTGAAGAACCAACAGATGAAGAGAATGATATGCTTGATCTTGCTTTTGGGCTTACAGAAAC GTCACGACTCGGATGCCAAGTCATTGCAAGCCCAGAGCTAGATGGTGTCCGTTTGGCCATTCCGTCAGCCACAAGAAATTTCGCAGTTGATGGATTTGTTCCAAANGTCATCAATTTCTTGCAATTTctcaatatataa